A stretch of DNA from bacterium:
GATATTTTATATCGTTATAATCCCTGGTGGGAAGATAAATATGTTTTAGAGGGTATGATTGAGAGAAGAAACCTTTTGGAATTGATGAAAAAATATTTCTCTTTGCCTCAGATTGTCTTTTTAACTGGCTTAAGAAGAATAGGAAAGACAACGCTTTTGAAACTCTTTATTAAATATTTGATAGATAAGCAAGGTATTGACCCTAAAAGGGTCTTCTATGTGAGTATGGATGATTATCTCCTTGCCAAAAAGAGCATTTTGGAATTAGTTGAGGGGTTTAGGGGTATTCACAGGATAGCCTTTAAAGAGAAGGTTTTTTTATTTTTTGATGAGATTACCTACAAGGACAATTTTGAATTACAACTTAAAAACCTTTACGACAGCCACAATGTTAAGATATATGTTTCCTCTTCATCTGCCTCAGCTTTTAAAAGCAAAAAGGCATATTTAACCGGCAGAAATATTATCATTGAAGCACTACCACTTGATTTTGAAGAGTATTTAGAATTTAGGGGGATTGTAATTAGTAAAGCCGATACTCAATTAGCCAAAAGGTATTTTGAGGATTATCTGGGTATAGGTGGCATACCAGAGTATGTTTTGCATCGGGATATGGATTGTTTAAGAGAGTTGGTAGATGATATTATTTATAGAGATATAGTTGCTTTTTATGGAGTCAAAAACCCAAATATACTTAAAGAATTCTTTGTCTTACTGATGGAGCGCTCTGGAAAACAGGTAAGCATTAATAAAATGGCCAATATCCTTAATATCTCTCCCGATACTGTAAAAAGATACCTTCAGATGTTTAGCGATACCTATCTTATTTATCTTATTCCTCGTTGCGGCAAAACAAATGAAAGGATATTATCTCCCAAAAAGGTTTATGCCCCAGATTTAGGGATTAAAACATTGTTTAGCGGCTTTAGGGATAAAGGCAGTTTGTTTGAGACTTATGTCTATTTAAAGATTAAGCATTATGACCCTTGCTATGTCTATGAAAAAGCCACAGAGATAGATTTTTTAACAAAGAATAATACATTGATTGAGGTAAAGTATGGGGGTGAGATGACTGGGAAACAATTTACTCTTTTCAACACATTTAAGGCAGATAAAAGAATAATTATAAGGGATATACAGGATGTAGATGATTATGATTATGGCTCATCACGGATTATGGTGCATAAGATAGGCTTTAAAGATTGTAATGTGTTTAACTAAAGCTAAATAATTGAGCAGTCGGGGAGTTTTTTTCCCACTGCATTAAGTAGGTTATCCTGTTTTAAAAAAATTATCATAACCCTGGTTGCGATGACTTTGATTATCGAAAAAGTTTTAATTGAGATTTTCAGCAAATTTTTGTATACTTATTAGGTAAAATTTATAAATTTTGACTAATA
This window harbors:
- a CDS encoding ATP-binding protein; the encoded protein is MEDILYRYNPWWEDKYVLEGMIERRNLLELMKKYFSLPQIVFLTGLRRIGKTTLLKLFIKYLIDKQGIDPKRVFYVSMDDYLLAKKSILELVEGFRGIHRIAFKEKVFLFFDEITYKDNFELQLKNLYDSHNVKIYVSSSSASAFKSKKAYLTGRNIIIEALPLDFEEYLEFRGIVISKADTQLAKRYFEDYLGIGGIPEYVLHRDMDCLRELVDDIIYRDIVAFYGVKNPNILKEFFVLLMERSGKQVSINKMANILNISPDTVKRYLQMFSDTYLIYLIPRCGKTNERILSPKKVYAPDLGIKTLFSGFRDKGSLFETYVYLKIKHYDPCYVYEKATEIDFLTKNNTLIEVKYGGEMTGKQFTLFNTFKADKRIIIRDIQDVDDYDYGSSRIMVHKIGFKDCNVFN